In the Phycisphaerales bacterium genome, one interval contains:
- a CDS encoding isocitrate/isopropylmalate dehydrogenase family protein yields MRHKVVLIPGDGIGPEVAQAAQAVLDATGVNIEWFEHQAGLGAIDAGSDTVLPQETMQAIRNHGVALKGPCTTPIGDGFSSVNVALRKGLDLYGAVRPIRNLKGLETRYSDVDIVVVRENTEGLYAGIENVIKAGIVTSIKLVTEEASRRIARFAFEYAIKRKRSKVTVFHKANIMKASDGLFIKCSREEHENFSDQVEYEEMIIDAACMRIVQDPSLFDVILCENFYGDLLSDLAAGFVGGIGVTPGANFGKNCAVFEAVHGSAPDIMGQNKANPLALIMTGVMMLRYLNEKTGDAQCEDAANRVRDSYSACLAAGQKTADLGGKLTTSQFTEAVIDRI; encoded by the coding sequence ATGCGTCACAAAGTGGTTCTTATTCCAGGTGATGGTATTGGCCCAGAGGTTGCTCAGGCGGCTCAGGCTGTCCTTGATGCCACTGGAGTGAATATCGAGTGGTTTGAGCATCAAGCTGGCCTAGGGGCAATCGATGCAGGCAGTGATACCGTATTACCGCAAGAGACGATGCAGGCGATAAGAAATCACGGCGTGGCTTTGAAGGGTCCTTGTACAACGCCAATTGGAGATGGTTTTTCCTCAGTCAACGTGGCGTTACGGAAGGGGCTGGATCTCTATGGAGCTGTACGGCCAATTCGGAATCTGAAAGGCTTGGAAACACGTTATTCCGATGTTGACATTGTTGTTGTTCGAGAGAACACAGAGGGACTCTACGCCGGTATCGAGAATGTTATTAAGGCAGGCATTGTGACCAGCATCAAGCTCGTGACAGAAGAGGCTTCTCGTAGGATTGCACGCTTTGCTTTCGAGTATGCGATCAAGCGTAAGCGATCAAAGGTCACAGTCTTTCATAAGGCCAATATTATGAAGGCCAGTGATGGCCTATTCATCAAATGTTCGCGTGAGGAGCATGAGAATTTTAGTGACCAAGTTGAATATGAAGAGATGATTATTGATGCTGCCTGTATGAGGATTGTGCAAGATCCCAGCCTCTTTGATGTGATCCTCTGTGAGAACTTTTATGGAGATTTGCTTTCAGATTTAGCAGCGGGATTTGTTGGCGGTATCGGGGTGACACCGGGCGCAAACTTTGGCAAAAATTGTGCAGTATTCGAAGCAGTTCATGGTTCTGCTCCTGACATTATGGGTCAAAACAAGGCAAACCCTCTGGCGTTAATCATGACCGGTGTCATGATGCTTCGATATCTAAACGAAAAAACGGGTGATGCTCAATGCGAGGATGCGGCAAACCGTGTTCGAGACTCGTATAGCGCATGTCTTGCGGCGGGTCAGAAGACGGCAGATCTTGGTGGAAAACTCACAACCAGTCAATTTACTGAAGCTGTAATCGATAGGATTTAG
- the smc gene encoding chromosome segregation protein SMC, with protein sequence MRLSQISIAGFKSFADRTDFSFTEPITGIVGPNGCGKSNVVDAIKWVLGERSAKSLRGEAMMDVIFGGSAARKPLGAASVTLTFDNPVIKTDAANPSEKRALGIDAETVAVSRRLFRDGRSEYIINGQKCRLRDIKELFMDTGIGTQAYSIIEQGRVDSMLRANPQERRALFEEAAGVARFKARRVESTRKLERTENNLIRVREQLASTERRLRIVKNQAVKAKRFIELDTSASELRTELTLDQYHEMCQRLVGLTSQISSLEEERNQSLSSVQEAEQRKQDAELERHEGHQRQRDLDRRHQELLANSQNATQRRELTSKALAQIQHQLDEERQRQSQFKQRVDELETQATKAQQELTTSEHRLEQAQKEVNELTESGIVRRQELLAKEGEVKNAREHLDRVVHDRGHWRAQADSAQSHIDAIADQIQRLEARHSEIERQLKATAAQEESLANQQDSARSTVTRLESDLENHDQAAAKLSDRHAAVASQLADARHQRASIGSRLHLLQEMHTAREGLGEGVKHVLEANLDGVEGLLADAIEIDTQHANMVEAALGSNLQLLVVKDTNTIESVKNAIQATGPVEIISPIQVRSEELPEPPEGTRALMSLIHANSIATEPLRRLLGTTAIADSISHALRLSHSHRHWRFVTHDGDLVEADGRIRLASQQGGEQRDGWLARRIEMGELNRKLTSIDDHIDELDRRLSNLSEESTQAQDAHRQVMAQLNQAREDVVDTQYKQQRLTDELDRIRREFSSTAGELNEHAVRCNLLKQEHSQATVKLVELDQNHKQAGLDLEKAEETLQKAVAETRSAEDDLTQSRIDLGQAREKHESNRRERRHLQSAKDETNRQLELCTQQAHTRLSQIEQHEGAIQEAVEEEADVKSQIEDLAGSSALLQTELANFNTKMEQLAEHLASIRTKASQIDRNYHAIEMSRREAEIKREGIEERALEEMEMNLPNEYASYEVKRTSEDFEPLDREAAQVTLDELRLELRKLGNVNIDAIQEEDELDRRNEDLIGQVTDLDDARTRLEELIEHFETASRERFEESFKAIREHFASKDGMFRRLFGGGSADLVLVPDEDGKIDILESGIDVKAKPPGKEPRVISQLSGGEKAMTAVALLMAIFKSKPSPFCILDEVDAALDDKNVERFCRNLSPFLDKSHFIIITHHKHTMRSCDSLYGVTMQERGISRRVAVRIEDVGANGVIASTALEANVKEVEERPEPPLVEVSRDITSTTDQRPTLASS encoded by the coding sequence ATGCGCTTGAGCCAGATCTCGATCGCCGGTTTCAAATCGTTCGCCGATCGTACCGATTTTTCTTTTACTGAACCAATCACAGGGATTGTTGGACCAAATGGTTGCGGCAAGTCCAACGTGGTCGATGCTATTAAGTGGGTACTTGGCGAGCGTAGTGCAAAAAGCCTGCGCGGCGAAGCAATGATGGATGTCATTTTTGGTGGCTCCGCAGCTCGCAAGCCACTTGGTGCTGCCTCTGTGACACTGACTTTCGATAACCCAGTTATCAAGACTGATGCCGCAAATCCTTCTGAAAAGAGAGCACTTGGCATTGATGCCGAAACGGTCGCCGTCAGTCGTCGACTCTTTAGAGATGGACGCAGCGAATATATCATCAACGGACAAAAGTGCCGTTTGCGCGATATCAAAGAGCTCTTCATGGACACCGGCATCGGTACACAAGCCTACTCCATCATTGAGCAGGGCCGTGTTGATTCCATGCTTCGAGCCAATCCCCAGGAACGACGCGCCTTGTTTGAAGAGGCCGCTGGCGTCGCCCGCTTCAAGGCACGCCGCGTAGAATCAACACGCAAGCTCGAACGAACTGAGAATAACCTGATACGTGTTCGCGAGCAGTTAGCAAGTACTGAGCGACGACTTCGTATTGTTAAGAATCAAGCCGTCAAAGCCAAACGTTTTATTGAGTTAGACACATCAGCCAGCGAATTGCGAACAGAGCTCACGCTGGACCAGTACCACGAGATGTGCCAGCGACTGGTAGGCCTCACGAGCCAAATTTCCTCACTTGAGGAAGAACGCAATCAATCTCTTAGTAGCGTACAGGAAGCGGAACAACGCAAACAAGATGCAGAGCTCGAACGCCACGAAGGACACCAACGACAGCGAGATTTAGACCGGCGTCACCAAGAACTGCTGGCCAATAGCCAAAACGCCACGCAACGTCGCGAGCTCACGAGTAAGGCACTCGCCCAAATCCAACACCAACTCGATGAAGAACGACAGAGGCAGTCCCAGTTCAAACAACGCGTTGATGAGCTTGAAACTCAAGCAACAAAAGCTCAACAAGAACTGACAACAAGCGAACATCGCCTTGAACAAGCCCAAAAGGAAGTCAACGAACTCACTGAATCTGGAATAGTCCGCAGACAAGAATTGCTCGCCAAAGAAGGCGAGGTCAAGAACGCTCGCGAACATCTAGACCGCGTCGTTCATGACCGAGGGCACTGGCGAGCGCAGGCTGATTCAGCACAAAGTCATATCGACGCCATTGCCGACCAGATTCAGCGACTTGAGGCACGACATAGTGAGATCGAAAGACAACTAAAAGCAACGGCTGCCCAAGAAGAGTCACTGGCAAACCAGCAAGATAGTGCTCGCTCAACAGTCACTCGACTTGAATCAGATCTTGAGAACCACGATCAAGCGGCTGCCAAGCTAAGCGATCGGCATGCAGCTGTTGCATCGCAACTCGCAGACGCAAGACATCAGCGAGCTTCCATCGGATCACGGCTCCATCTCCTACAGGAAATGCATACTGCTCGAGAAGGTCTTGGCGAAGGCGTCAAACATGTTCTTGAAGCGAACCTTGATGGTGTTGAAGGCCTGCTCGCAGATGCCATTGAAATCGACACCCAACATGCCAATATGGTTGAAGCAGCCCTTGGCAGCAACCTTCAACTGCTCGTTGTAAAAGACACCAATACAATTGAATCTGTAAAGAACGCGATTCAAGCGACCGGTCCGGTTGAGATTATTTCACCGATACAAGTCAGATCAGAGGAACTCCCAGAGCCACCTGAGGGCACACGGGCGCTGATGTCATTGATTCACGCTAATTCTATTGCAACTGAACCACTCAGACGCTTGCTTGGTACCACCGCAATTGCGGACTCAATCTCGCACGCACTACGTCTGAGTCACAGCCACCGTCATTGGCGATTCGTCACCCACGATGGTGACTTAGTTGAAGCTGATGGGCGCATTCGCCTGGCCTCACAACAAGGTGGGGAGCAACGAGACGGCTGGCTCGCCCGTAGAATTGAAATGGGTGAGCTCAATCGCAAGTTAACTTCAATCGATGATCACATCGATGAACTTGATCGACGCCTCAGCAACCTTTCCGAGGAATCTACGCAAGCCCAGGATGCGCATCGCCAGGTGATGGCCCAACTTAACCAAGCTCGTGAGGACGTCGTTGACACGCAATATAAACAGCAGCGTCTCACTGATGAACTTGATCGGATACGGCGAGAGTTTTCTTCAACAGCAGGTGAACTCAATGAGCATGCCGTCCGCTGCAATCTGCTCAAGCAGGAACATAGTCAAGCCACAGTGAAATTGGTCGAACTCGACCAAAATCACAAACAGGCCGGACTTGATTTGGAAAAAGCCGAAGAGACGCTTCAAAAAGCTGTTGCCGAAACCCGATCAGCCGAAGACGACCTCACACAATCGCGGATTGATCTTGGCCAGGCTCGCGAAAAACATGAATCGAACCGACGTGAACGCCGCCATTTGCAAAGTGCCAAAGATGAGACCAATCGCCAGCTTGAGCTATGTACTCAGCAAGCCCACACGCGATTAAGCCAGATCGAACAGCACGAAGGCGCCATTCAAGAGGCTGTCGAAGAAGAGGCTGATGTCAAAAGCCAAATTGAGGATCTCGCAGGCAGTTCTGCCCTGCTTCAAACAGAACTCGCGAACTTCAATACGAAAATGGAACAACTCGCTGAGCATCTTGCGTCGATCCGGACAAAGGCCAGTCAGATTGACCGAAACTATCACGCAATTGAGATGAGCCGCCGTGAAGCTGAAATTAAGCGAGAAGGAATTGAGGAGCGTGCCCTAGAAGAGATGGAGATGAACCTTCCAAATGAGTACGCCTCTTATGAAGTCAAGCGAACATCAGAAGATTTCGAACCCCTTGATCGCGAAGCAGCTCAAGTCACACTTGATGAGCTACGCCTGGAACTACGCAAACTCGGAAATGTGAATATTGATGCAATCCAAGAAGAAGATGAACTAGATCGCCGCAATGAAGATCTCATCGGCCAAGTCACTGATCTCGATGATGCTCGAACCCGACTCGAGGAACTGATTGAACACTTTGAAACAGCCAGTCGCGAGCGGTTTGAAGAAAGTTTCAAGGCGATTCGGGAACACTTTGCGAGCAAGGATGGAATGTTCCGCCGACTCTTCGGAGGCGGCAGCGCCGATCTTGTACTCGTCCCAGATGAAGACGGCAAGATTGATATCCTCGAATCTGGTATTGATGTCAAAGCGAAACCACCCGGCAAGGAACCTCGGGTCATCAGCCAATTATCTGGTGGTGAAAAAGCAATGACCGCCGTCGCACTTCTCATGGCAATATTTAAATCAAAGCCATCGCCCTTCTGTATTCTTGACGAAGTTGACGCAGCCCTTGATGACAAGAATGTCGAGAGATTCTGCCGCAACCTCTCGCCCTTCTTAGATAAAAGCCACTTCATCATCATTACGCACCACAAACACACCATGCGATCCTGCGACTCACTTTATGGCGTCACCATGCAAGAACGAGGTATCTCTCGCCGTGTGGCAGTACGAATTGAGGATGTTGGAGCTAATGGGGTGATCGCATCCACCGCTCTTGAGGCCAATGTAAAAGAGGTTGAGGAACGACCTGAGCCGCCGCTGGTTGAGGTGTCCCGAGATATCACAAGCACGACAGATCAGCGACCAACCTTAGCATCATCCTAG
- a CDS encoding alpha/beta fold hydrolase: MLEPTQWTLPGADSELIHGDCHVPVGDPRGVIVLVHGFKGYKDYGMFPVIAHHLCNAGFIVHRLNLSHSGMREGTESFERPDLFESDTWNKQVFDLRTVMDAIDTSQLEGADLPLILIGHSRGGVAVLLAAARGTRDLGQLQPSAVITIASPCVCNSYSPEFCDELLKVGWMASPSARTKQELRVGASFIQEQLDDPESHDLEQLIQQLPCSALIVHGQDDKAVPVEAAEVLSLAIESGGQSATLVLLRDGNHVLNTPNPASIEEAPSPQLSAFLSMAGQFLDAQLPKRRPPSGGSVGRRQMWFQSPWMLLWVIVVVGFAVRILTGAMVGLGIDESYAVSTSRHFSLSYFDHPPISFWLSGASMYLFGSEAAAVVRLPFIVLFAMSTVAIFLLTRHLFGAWAGAWAALLLNCSAVFSMSSGGWVLPDGPLIFFLLMSALCMAVVILPKQQLSQIAIWGWWIAAGIFLGFAMLSKYHAVLFGAGALLFVVSSPAHRRWLRHPAPYVGVAIALLMFMPVVLWNIQNEGASFAYQGGRAANQGIRPDRLMTNILGQMAFILPWIWVPLIGMLWLGLRAGVRHPQKWFCVCLAIIPILLFTSVSVWGSRALPHWQAPGYLFLLPILGAWATLKIAGFDRGVIYWLRFSVAAILLVMIGLAVHAKTGLFVKIAPFIFAEKDPTVDVLDWTQLANVLDEQGYLDRDDLFIVAPYWIDAGKIDYALRGRVPVLVFHPHPKHFLYRYDQKDFLGKDAVLIGLQDNMHDADTRLGPYFESLGSARTLPLNRSGQHVLDLTIIDAQRYQLPYQF; this comes from the coding sequence GTGTTAGAACCAACGCAATGGACTCTTCCTGGCGCCGATAGCGAGCTTATACATGGCGATTGTCATGTCCCTGTTGGGGACCCTCGCGGTGTTATCGTTCTTGTGCACGGTTTCAAAGGCTACAAAGACTATGGCATGTTTCCGGTTATTGCGCATCACTTGTGCAACGCGGGTTTTATTGTTCACCGTCTTAATCTCAGCCATAGCGGTATGCGCGAAGGCACGGAATCCTTTGAGCGGCCTGATCTATTTGAATCCGATACTTGGAATAAGCAGGTCTTTGATTTGCGGACCGTCATGGATGCGATTGACACAAGTCAGTTAGAAGGTGCCGATTTACCGCTGATTTTGATTGGTCATTCTCGTGGTGGGGTTGCAGTACTTTTGGCAGCGGCTCGGGGGACTCGTGATCTAGGGCAATTGCAACCTTCAGCAGTCATCACGATTGCATCGCCATGTGTCTGTAATAGTTATTCGCCAGAATTCTGTGACGAGTTACTTAAGGTGGGTTGGATGGCATCCCCATCCGCTCGTACCAAACAGGAACTTCGAGTTGGGGCATCCTTTATTCAGGAGCAGCTTGATGATCCTGAAAGTCACGACCTTGAGCAACTGATTCAACAGTTGCCCTGTTCTGCACTGATTGTGCATGGCCAGGATGATAAGGCCGTGCCGGTGGAGGCAGCTGAAGTTCTCTCTCTTGCCATTGAATCGGGTGGACAATCCGCAACATTGGTACTGCTGCGGGATGGAAATCATGTCCTCAATACCCCGAATCCGGCATCGATCGAGGAAGCCCCGAGTCCCCAGCTCTCAGCTTTTTTGTCGATGGCAGGACAGTTTCTTGATGCTCAGCTCCCAAAAAGACGTCCTCCTTCTGGTGGCTCTGTTGGACGAAGGCAGATGTGGTTTCAATCACCGTGGATGTTGCTGTGGGTGATCGTGGTGGTTGGATTTGCGGTACGCATTTTGACTGGCGCTATGGTTGGCCTTGGCATTGATGAATCTTATGCGGTGAGCACATCTCGTCATTTCAGTCTTAGTTACTTTGATCATCCGCCAATTTCTTTCTGGTTGTCGGGTGCAAGTATGTATCTCTTTGGATCAGAGGCAGCCGCTGTCGTGCGACTGCCTTTTATTGTGCTCTTTGCGATGAGTACAGTGGCCATCTTTCTTCTGACACGTCATCTCTTCGGTGCTTGGGCGGGCGCTTGGGCAGCCCTTTTGCTCAACTGTAGTGCCGTGTTTTCAATGAGTAGTGGTGGCTGGGTACTTCCAGATGGCCCATTGATTTTTTTCTTGTTGATGTCAGCCCTTTGTATGGCTGTGGTCATCCTTCCGAAGCAGCAATTGTCACAGATCGCAATATGGGGATGGTGGATTGCGGCAGGGATTTTTCTTGGTTTCGCAATGCTCTCTAAGTATCACGCGGTTCTTTTTGGCGCTGGTGCGTTGTTATTTGTTGTTTCTTCGCCAGCTCATCGACGATGGCTGCGTCACCCCGCGCCCTATGTTGGTGTTGCCATTGCGCTACTCATGTTTATGCCAGTGGTGCTATGGAATATTCAGAATGAAGGTGCTTCCTTTGCCTATCAAGGTGGGCGTGCTGCAAATCAGGGAATCCGTCCAGATCGTCTGATGACCAATATTTTGGGCCAGATGGCATTTATCTTGCCTTGGATTTGGGTACCACTGATTGGAATGTTGTGGCTGGGTTTGCGAGCGGGAGTGCGGCATCCGCAGAAGTGGTTTTGTGTCTGCCTCGCAATTATTCCAATCCTCTTATTCACGAGCGTGTCTGTGTGGGGTTCCAGAGCATTGCCACACTGGCAAGCGCCCGGCTATTTATTTCTCCTGCCAATACTGGGTGCTTGGGCCACACTTAAGATCGCCGGCTTTGATCGCGGCGTTATCTACTGGCTCCGTTTTTCAGTGGCGGCTATTTTGCTTGTCATGATCGGTTTGGCGGTTCATGCGAAAACAGGACTGTTTGTGAAAATTGCTCCATTTATATTTGCTGAGAAAGATCCCACTGTTGATGTATTGGATTGGACGCAGCTGGCCAATGTGCTTGATGAACAGGGGTATCTGGATCGCGACGACCTATTTATCGTGGCGCCTTACTGGATCGATGCAGGCAAGATTGACTATGCGCTTCGTGGTCGCGTGCCAGTGCTTGTGTTCCACCCTCATCCAAAGCACTTTCTATATCGGTACGACCAGAAAGATTTTTTAGGGAAAGATGCTGTTCTGATTGGGCTGCAGGACAATATGCACGATGCGGATACGCGCCTGGGGCCTTACTTCGAGTCACTTGGTTCGGCGCGGACGCTGCCTCTTAATCGAAGTGGCCAGCATGTTCTCGATCTGACCATCATTGATGCGCAACGCTATCAACTGCCATACCAGTTCTAA
- a CDS encoding FAD-dependent oxidoreductase → MPPKSTTSNIDTVIFGGGVSGLWLLAHLTKLGHAAVLLESHELGRGQTVASQGIVHGGFKYSLSGLVTRSARQVSNLPQVWRRCLAGEQHPKISNTRMRAEFCYLWQTQSLKSRLSMLSARAMLKVSPTRLTHEATPEILNNCPGQVYRLDEQVLEPASLIADLADQMNDRILRINTNSGLEIVCSEPGQVRLIRLMNPDTGEPLDLEPRNVIFTAGIGNAALRRVVGLDAATLQRRPLHMVVAKGNLPRLNGHCIDGGRTRVTITTTQDFRQQNIWQLGGQIAEQGVNMETASLVEHAIQELSKILPAFDPTGTQWSTYRVDRAEERFRGHRPSDACVHRRGNVITAWPTKMVLAPRLAEKVVTSLTNTSLLTPANSINIPARDKWPRPDIAMPPWETPLQWITND, encoded by the coding sequence ATGCCTCCTAAATCTACCACATCAAACATCGACACGGTCATCTTCGGAGGCGGGGTTTCTGGCTTGTGGCTGCTGGCGCATCTTACAAAGCTGGGGCATGCAGCTGTGCTTCTTGAATCTCATGAGCTCGGTCGTGGGCAAACAGTCGCCTCGCAAGGGATTGTTCACGGTGGTTTTAAATACTCCCTCAGTGGTCTGGTGACCCGCTCTGCTCGGCAAGTCTCTAATTTACCTCAAGTCTGGCGGCGGTGTCTGGCAGGAGAACAGCACCCAAAGATCAGCAATACACGCATGCGCGCAGAATTCTGCTATCTCTGGCAAACACAATCACTCAAGAGCCGTCTCAGTATGCTCTCTGCCCGAGCAATGCTAAAAGTATCACCCACGCGTTTGACCCATGAAGCAACGCCTGAAATTCTCAACAATTGCCCTGGTCAGGTTTATCGACTCGACGAGCAGGTACTTGAACCTGCCAGTCTTATCGCTGATCTGGCAGATCAGATGAATGATCGCATACTGCGTATCAATACTAACTCTGGACTTGAAATTGTCTGCTCGGAACCAGGACAGGTTCGTCTGATTCGCCTCATGAATCCAGATACTGGTGAACCATTAGACTTGGAACCGCGAAATGTGATCTTTACAGCTGGCATAGGGAATGCTGCTTTAAGGCGCGTTGTTGGCCTCGATGCAGCAACCTTGCAACGACGACCTCTTCACATGGTGGTGGCAAAGGGGAACCTCCCCCGTCTCAACGGCCACTGTATTGACGGAGGTCGCACCAGAGTCACGATCACTACCACACAGGACTTTCGCCAACAAAATATTTGGCAATTGGGTGGTCAGATCGCAGAACAAGGCGTGAATATGGAAACAGCATCACTTGTTGAACACGCTATACAAGAATTGTCCAAGATACTTCCAGCATTTGATCCCACTGGCACTCAGTGGTCCACCTACCGCGTCGACCGTGCTGAGGAACGCTTTCGTGGCCACAGACCAAGTGACGCATGCGTACACCGACGTGGTAATGTCATCACCGCGTGGCCAACAAAAATGGTTCTAGCGCCACGTTTGGCAGAAAAAGTAGTTACTTCACTGACCAATACCAGTTTATTAACGCCTGCCAACAGTATTAATATTCCTGCCCGTGATAAATGGCCTCGACCTGATATTGCAATGCCACCCTGGGAGACACCACTGCAGTGGATCACCAACGACTAG
- a CDS encoding flagellar basal body P-ring protein FlgI, translating into MGFKWPKINSILSILALGNCLALTACDGIERTDPGKATTRANAVNASDLPPIMRGTVGEQTRIVGYSPEDAPGYQPLVVRGYGLVVGLNDTGSQDSPAQVRAHMIAEMSRLGVGQTSMGLGHISPEKMLDSKDTAVVLVEGVIPQASTGRHDPTTPLDEPQYGTRFDVRVSILPGSSTTSLSGGRLYTTELRPGPLRTGSRQARALAQAHGDLFVNPFIDPDESRRGGGLTVGTILNGGEVLTDMPLKLILNNPSHARATMIRDAINRRFPMEPGQSEPTSRGISQTALQLTVPPSQSDDSVHFIELVRHTTLRHNQTDRVADSTKRYLVANPSYTDIAAWRWEALGERSVPAVRELYDHPQEPIRMTALTTGAKLQDATVIDHLIEVTQSGAAQNRLDAILLFKYLPFDPSVNQALYKLLDDDDVDIRLAAYEILAERNDPRLHRRIIAEKFILDVVPSKKPMIYIAQTGFPRIAIFSDDLQLVSPVLFNTWANRLMIKSLSQNAQSPSETSRASTLVGTEEMKEDSDRGQVEVFFRASAAHLPRTQALSNSVADLTIFLGSGMDVTQTHPGLDLTYGQTINALHSLWREQAVLCDFKAEQDRILAEIRRNQRDPLVTARPDFNQATTSPGGRWVSDVYQPTPLNGPTSDQLSTTPGLEDLQAEILPPTNQPVAAPIRPIVDDSLRGNVPR; encoded by the coding sequence ATGGGCTTTAAATGGCCAAAAATAAATTCGATATTGAGCATTCTTGCCCTTGGTAACTGCCTGGCACTGACTGCCTGTGATGGCATTGAGCGGACCGATCCAGGCAAGGCAACCACGCGAGCCAATGCTGTCAACGCGTCAGATCTACCACCTATCATGCGCGGCACTGTTGGTGAGCAAACTCGGATCGTTGGCTATTCCCCCGAAGACGCACCAGGCTATCAACCTCTTGTGGTTCGGGGCTATGGGCTTGTGGTTGGCCTCAACGATACCGGCTCGCAAGATTCTCCTGCTCAAGTCCGAGCCCACATGATTGCTGAGATGTCACGATTGGGTGTCGGCCAAACATCAATGGGGCTGGGACATATCTCTCCAGAGAAAATGCTCGATTCCAAGGACACAGCAGTCGTCCTGGTTGAGGGTGTCATCCCTCAGGCTTCAACTGGCCGCCATGATCCAACCACCCCGCTTGATGAGCCACAATACGGAACGCGTTTTGATGTCCGTGTTTCTATCTTGCCTGGAAGCTCGACGACCAGCCTGTCTGGCGGGCGTCTGTATACCACTGAACTTCGCCCAGGTCCGCTTCGCACTGGCAGCCGACAAGCGAGAGCACTGGCACAGGCACATGGCGACCTCTTCGTCAATCCATTTATCGATCCCGATGAATCACGACGTGGCGGAGGCCTCACCGTGGGTACGATTCTCAACGGTGGCGAAGTGCTGACTGACATGCCATTGAAGCTCATACTCAATAACCCCAGTCATGCCAGAGCGACCATGATCCGCGATGCGATCAACCGTCGTTTCCCAATGGAACCTGGCCAATCAGAACCGACATCAAGGGGGATCAGCCAAACTGCACTCCAGTTGACCGTACCACCGTCTCAAAGTGATGACTCGGTACATTTTATTGAACTCGTTCGCCATACCACATTAAGGCATAACCAAACCGACCGCGTCGCCGACTCAACCAAGCGATACCTTGTCGCCAATCCATCGTATACCGATATTGCCGCATGGCGATGGGAAGCACTTGGCGAGCGATCAGTGCCTGCCGTGCGTGAGCTCTATGACCATCCGCAAGAGCCAATTCGGATGACAGCCCTGACCACTGGCGCCAAGCTCCAAGACGCTACCGTCATCGACCATCTCATCGAAGTCACACAGAGTGGCGCTGCTCAAAACCGTCTCGATGCCATATTACTTTTCAAATACCTCCCATTTGATCCCTCGGTCAATCAAGCTCTGTATAAATTATTAGATGATGATGATGTCGATATTCGGCTCGCTGCCTACGAAATTCTTGCTGAACGCAATGACCCCCGTCTTCACCGACGCATCATTGCAGAGAAGTTCATCCTTGATGTCGTCCCCTCAAAGAAGCCCATGATCTACATTGCTCAGACAGGCTTCCCGAGAATCGCGATATTCTCCGATGACCTACAGCTTGTATCGCCCGTGCTTTTCAATACCTGGGCCAATCGACTGATGATCAAGTCACTCTCCCAGAATGCTCAGTCGCCAAGTGAGACCAGTCGGGCCAGTACATTAGTGGGCACCGAGGAGATGAAGGAAGACTCTGATCGCGGCCAGGTCGAGGTCTTTTTTCGTGCATCAGCTGCTCATCTGCCACGCACACAGGCACTCTCAAATAGCGTGGCAGACCTAACCATATTCTTAGGGAGTGGGATGGATGTCACTCAAACCCATCCTGGCCTCGATCTCACCTATGGCCAAACAATCAATGCACTTCATAGCTTATGGCGAGAGCAGGCAGTTCTGTGTGATTTCAAGGCTGAACAGGATCGAATTCTTGCTGAAATACGACGTAATCAACGTGATCCGCTGGTGACCGCGCGGCCTGACTTCAACCAGGCAACCACAAGCCCAGGTGGCCGATGGGTCTCTGATGTCTACCAGCCAACGCCCCTCAATGGCCCGACCAGTGACCAACTGAGCACCACACCGGGGCTTGAAGATCTACAGGCTGAAATCTTGCCACCAACCAATCAGCCAGTAGCTGCACCTATTCGCCCAATCGTAGATGATTCCCTCAGAGGGAATGTGCCACGATAA